TGTTAAACCATAGGAACCCAAGTAAAGAGCCCACCATAGCCCCGCAAAAAATAGACAATTCCCCAACCCCCGGGAGATAGATGATCTGCAGATAATTGGACATCAAGCGATGACCGGCAAGGTAGACAAATATTAAATAAACACTAAAAGCAATAATCGATGGTCCGGTTGCCAGTCCATCCAGGCCATCGGTCAAATTTACCGCATTGGAAGTTCCGACTACCACCAGGATCGCAAAAGGGATATACCAGCAGCCCAGATCGGGAGCCAACCGCTTAAAAAATGGCAGCATCAAAGTAGAAGGATAGGATGGCAGCAGGTAAAGAAAGGTACTAAAAATCCCGGCTACTAGGATCTGTAAACCAAGTTTCTTCCTGGCCGATAAACCCTTGGCATTTTTATGGACCATTTTCCGGTAATCATCGACAAAGCCAATCAAGCCAAAGGCCATGGCCACCAGCAGGACCAGCCAAATATAAGGATTGGCCAGATTTCCCCACAACAAGGTGGAAACTGCCGCTGAAAACAGAATCAGCACCCCGCCCATGGTCGGCGTTCCGGCTTTCTTTAAGTGCGATTTAGGACCATCTTCACGAACCACCTGACCAATGTACAGTTTCCGCAACCAGCTGATGATTTTGGGGCCCAGATAGAAAACCAGAAAAACGGCGGTCAGGCTGGCATAAATGGTGCGAAAAGAAATATATTTAAAAACGTTAAAGATGGACCAGAAATGATGCAAAGGATAAAGAAGATGATAGATCATGAGTTCACCTCTGCATCACCCATTTTTTCCTCCTTGCCGGCGTAGCCACTGACCTGACCAGTAAACGGATCTTTCTTCATCACACCTTTTACCTTTAGCCTTACACCTTTAACCTTCAACCTTTAGCCTTTAGCCTCTATCAGGCGCTCCACCAGTTTCTCCATCCCCATCCCCCGTGAGCCTTTCACCAGAATAACGTGTTCAGCAACAAGCCGCTCATGGAGGTCATGCAGCAGTTCATCTTCCTCACCGGGAATAAATGATATGACGGCAGTTTCCGGCATTCCTCCGGAAACCGAAGAGCTGGCCAGCACCCGGGAACGTGAACCATAGGTTATCAACAAATCCGGTTTGATCAGGGCGACAGCGGTGCCAACCTCGACATGGAGCCGTTCGCTCGCTTCGCCCAGTTCAAACATATCACCCAGGATAGCGACGCGATAGCGGCCCGCGCAAATCTCGTTCAAAGTGTGAAGGGAAGCCACCATTGAGGCAGGATTGGCATTGTAACTGTCATCAATCACTACCCGACCAGATGCCAGAACATGGGCTGACAAACGACCGGCCGGTAATGATACATTATAAAGCCCATAGCTTATTTCTTCCAGGGAAAGGCCCTCCCGCCAGCCAACCGTGGCCGCCAGCAGGGCGTTCATCACGTTATGTCGACCCCACAACGGCAAAGCTACCGGCACCCGGGGACATTGCTTTAGCGGTGTCCCCACAGTTTTCAGGACAAAACGCATGCCATCGGCAACGGTAACAATATTATCGACTCGGAGCTCACTATCACTCCCGGAATCCAGGGATACCGGCACCAGTTCCCAGGTCTGATTACGTTCAACTGCCCGGGACACCAGTTCAGCCAGCCGGCGATCATCGGCATTATAGATAATATATCCTTGGTCCCGAAGGCCTGAAAAGATTTCGCTCTTGGCCCGAACTACTTCATCAAGAGAACCAAGGCCCTCAAGGTGAGCCGCAGCCACATTAGTCAGGATAACCACATGAGGGCGGCTGATTTCAGCCAGGCGGGCAAGCTCCCCCGGGCAATTCATCCCCATTTCCAACACCACAATCTGATGATGTACTTTAACCTCGAAGATGGTCAACGGCACCCCGATAAGGTTATTTAGATTGCCCCGATTACAATGGACTTCCCATTTTCGGGATAACACACTACTGATCATTTCCCTGGTGGTTGTTTTGCCGTTCGAGCCGGTAACCGCAATAACCCTGGGGTTCAACTGTTTCAACCACCAGGCGGCTAGATCACCAAGGGCCCGCAACGTATCTACAACCGGAAAGAAGCATACGTTTGGATAGCTACTGATCAATAACTGCAGATTCACCGACGACTCCGTAACCACCACCGCAACCGCACCGGCCTTTATAGCCTGGGGGATGAAATCATGACCATCAAAGTTCTCCCCCTGCAGACAGAAGAGCAGATGCCCGGGCTTTGTTAGCCGACTATCAGTGCAGATCCCGGAAATCACGACTTCCCCGCCAGCAGGGATTTGGTAACACCCGCCAATTGCCTGGCTCACCTGAGAACAGGTCAAAATAATTTCCGGTACCGGGACTACACTCATGCGGCCAGCATCTCCTTAGCTACCTGAACATCATCAAAAGGAAATTTTTCATCACCTATCTGCTGATATGTTTCATGCCCCTTACCAGCCAGCAGAATCAGATCTCCAGGCCGGCCGGCAGCAATAATCCTGGCAATGGCCCGGCGACGATCCTTTTCCACCATCACGGCTGGGGACCTGGTCATGCCAGCAAGAATATCAGCGATAATCTGCTCAGGATCTTCATGCCTGGGGTTATCACTGGTTACCACTACCAAATCACTGTAACCTTGAGCAATCCGGCCCATTTCAGGTCTCTTTTGCCGATCCCGATCACCACCACAGCCAAACAGGATCAACAGACGGCCGGCTACAGCACATTCTTTCAATGCTCCCAAAACCTTTTCCAGCGCATCAGGGGTATGGGCATAATCAACAAAAATATGCATTTCCCGCTGATTAGTCACCCGCTGCAAACGACCGGGGACTTGTTGAAAATGTGTAATTGCCGTAAGCATATGCTTCATCTCGCTATCCAGATGCCGGACAACAGTCAGGGCTGCCAGAACATTGGCAACATTATACCTTCCGATCAGGGGTGAATGACACTCCCAGGTATTCCCTTCCGCCTCAATCATAAAAGTGGTGCCGCCGGAAGAAAATTCCAGCTTTCCAGCCCTGAATTCGATTCCTTGTTGTAGGCCATAGGAAAGCTTAGGAAATTTTACTTCTTCCAGCAGACGTCTGCCCCAGATATTATCACCATTTATTACTTTGAAAACATCAGTATTCAAACCGGTAAAAAGCAGTTTTTTGGCTTGAAAATAGGATTCCATCTCCTGGTGATAATCCAGATGTTCATGGCTCAGATTGGTAAAAACCACCGTGGAAAAATGTATTGCAGCTACCCGTTCCTGAACCAGAGCATGGGATGATACTTCCATCACGCAGCAGTCCGCCCCGGCGTCCACCATTCGGCGCAGTAAAGCATGTAATTCTTCAGGTCCCGGAGTAGTATGAGCTGCCGGCTGCTGGATACCGGCAAAACGATAATTAACCGTACTTATAACGCCAACACGATAACCGGCATGCGACAAAAGATGCTCCAACAGATATGAAATGGTTGTTTTACCATTGGTGCCGGTTACCCCAATCATGACCATGGATTGGGCCGGATCACCATACCAGCAGGCAGCCAGTTGCGCCAAAGTACGATGACTGTTTTGTACCAGGCAAAGAATTTGATCTGCAGCCAGAGATGTCTTATACCGTTCAAACATGTCGCGATTGTCAAGAACAACCACGGATGCACCCCGCTGCCAGGCTTCATCAATAAAGTGATGGCCATCTGTAATAGTTCCCGAAACCGCCACAAACAGGTTGCCGCTGAGCACCTGCCTTGAATCAGATGTCACCCCGGTAATCAACAAATCCTCATCCCCGGATCGGGAAATAATGTAATTTCCATCGAGCAGCTGATTCAGGAAAATTGGCGGTCGCTGATCAATCATTATTTATTCTTTCATTAAAACTCAACTTTCTGAGTTGTTATAAACAACTGGGCTTATTGGTGTTCTAACGCAATATCTCCGACTGTTCCGGCATGGCTCTCGCTCATTCTCGCCGGCCGTCCATGGCCTGCCTGTGCGTGCCGCACGCAGACAGGCCGGCTTGTGAGGCGTCCGCCGCGAATCACAATGGGGGACAGTTTTAAAAACTGTTCCCACCCAGGCGGCCAATACCGCTGTGAACCAAGCCCGAACAACCTGTCAATATGTCTCTGGCATTACAAGTCAGAAAGTTGAGATTATAAGTAATAAGACTGTCAGTTTTCAGTCTGTAAGACAAACTCCATCCCAACCCCAGCGACAATACGTTTACCTGGCAGGGGTTTTTGTTTCATTATTTTCCCACTGCCATGGATAGCAAGTGAACCGGGCAAGGTACCAAAATATGCCAGAACATCACGTACAGAACGTCCGGAAAAATCCGGCATTATGCCGGTATTTGTAGCTAATGCGCTTTTTTTGGCACCTATGGAAGCTATTGAAGCGGATATTTCAACCTCCCGTTTGGCAGTCTTTTCTGACTTCCCGCCGTGCCTGACGGCAGGCAGGGCAGCCAGCATCACCCGACTGCTCGGCTCCACGTTTAAATATGCCAGCAGACGCTGACCAATACGGCTGAAAGCCGGAGCCGCGACCATCCCCCCATAAATACTGGTCCGGGGCTCATCAAGCAGCACATACACCAGCAATTTACCATAGCTTTCAGGCGCTGGAATAAAACCAATAAAAGAGGCCAGGTAATTTTTACGGGAATATTTTTTCTGCTTCTGGTCATATTTCTGCGAAGTGCCGGTTTTCCCTGCCACCCGGTATCCGGGAATACGTGCCTTTGGGGCCGTACCATCATCATCCACCACCTTTTCCAGCATGGCCGAAACCTGTCTGGCAACCTTGGGAGAAAAAGCCCGACGCCGTTCACTGGCAGGGTGATGTTCATACACTTTCCAGCCGTTCTCATTGACCACCTGTTTCACCAGGTACGGTTTCACCAGATAGCCACCGTTGGCAAAAGCCGCGTAGGCCATCATCAACTGCACCGGGGTAACCCCCACCCCCTGACCAAAGGAAATGTTACTCAGATCAACATCCCGCCAGCGGTGCCAATCCCGCAGTATCCCCTCTTTTTCCCCCGGAAAATCAATCCCGGTCTGGGAGCCAAAACCGCAACGGCTCAAAAACTTATAGAGTTCCTGTTTCCCCAGTCGGGCTGCTATTTTCGAGCAACCAATATTACTGGAAAGTTTTACAATCTCACTAGCATTCAATTTCCCATGTTTATGGGTATCATGAATAGTCCTGCCCCCAATCCGGTACTTACCCTGTTCGCAATCAAAACTGCTATCAGGAGTTATGACCCCTTGATCCAGGGCTGCGGCTACGGTAAAAACTTTAAAGGTTGATCCCGGCTCAATCATATCAACCACTGCCCGGTTCCGCCAGATAGATGGCTTTGAACTGGTAAATGAATTGGGGTTAAAGAAAGGATACTGGGACATCGCCAGGACAGCACCGCTTTCCACATCCACAACCATGGCCAAACCCCGTTTAGCCCCGGATCCGGCAACTGCCCGGGCCAGCTCATGCTCGACCGTATGCTGGATAGTCCGATCAATAGTTAAGCTTACCGTTTTCCCTCTGCTCCCTGCAACAGAGCCTAAATCATCGGGGTCCAAAACCCCACTTTTGGCATCCCGTTCAAGAAAAACAACATTTTTTTTCCCCTGCAGATAACGATCGTAACAATATTCAATCCCTTCCAGCCCTTTACTGTCCACCCCGACAAACCCCAGGAGTTGCCCGGCCAGCTCACGGTTGGGATAAAATCTTCGACTTTCCTTGACAAAGCCCACTCCTTTAAGGTGCAGTTTTTTTATTTTTTCCGCCTGACCGGGCAATACATCACGGGCAATCCAGACAAAGCTTTTTTTACCGGCCAGCTTACGATATATCTGCCGGTTTGAAAAAGGCAGGATACGAGCCAGTTTGCGGGCCGCCTTATTTTTACTGACAATTTTGTGCGGCTGAACATAAACAGATTCGCCCTCCAGGCTGATCGCCAGTTTATTGCCCCGGGAATCCAGAATCTCACCCCGTTCAGGCCGAATTTCAACTGCCTGCCGGCTCTGCTGCAGCGACTTGGTATAAAAAAAATCATGTCTGACAATCTGAAGATAATAAGCCCGCGACACTAAGCCGGCAGCGCCGCAAACCATAACCAACGCCAGAACCATAATTTTCCAGCGTTCAAATCGCTGGAGATCTTTTTTTCGATAACGTTTCATCTCAGCAGGATTTTCTGCCCCAGCTTAGGATATTGAAGACCAAATTTACGGCGACCAATCTTTTCCAAACGATCGTGCTGCTTCAGGGTGGCAATTTCCATAATTAATCTTTTATGCTTCTCTTGGACTATTTTTTCCTGATGACGGACTTTCACCAGTCGATAGCCATGCTCCACAACCTGATAGTGCACCCAGGCATAAACAAAAATTGAACCGACCATCAGCAACAGCAATCCACCATTAAGCAACTTCCACCGCAGCTCCCCGGCAACTGGTTTTTTCATAATCGTTCCACCGCTCTCAACTTGGCACTGCGGCTGCGCGGATTACGCTCAATTTCGTCCACTTGCGGAACCACCACTTTTCCGGTCAACCGATGAACCTGAGGAACTTTACCACATGTACACACGGGGAAATCTGGAGGACAGCTACAGGAAGCTGACCATTGCCTGAACATCCTTTTGACAATCCGGTCTTCAAGTGAATGATAAGAGATAGCCACCAGACGTCCGCCCTTGTTTAAACAGCTAAGCCCGGCTTCAAGAACCGCAATCAACGCCTGCAGTTCTTCATTGACGGCAATTCTCAAAGCCTGAAACACCCGGGTAGCCGGATGCAGCCGACGGTGACTTTTTGCCGGCGGTGTCAATGACAAAATCAAGTCGGCCAGTTCCCTGGTCGTGGTTATGGGCTTTTGAGATCGGGCAGCGACAATGGCTCTGGCAATGGATCCGGCATACGGTTCTTCACCAAATCGCCTGAAGATATCCCGCAACTGATCAACGGTACCGGTACGGATGATAGCAGCCGCGGAAGATTCCTGTCCTTGGTCCATCCGCATATCCAATGGACCATCAAGCTGAAAACTGAATCCTCGTGGTGCATTGCTCAACTGATAGGAAGAAAGTCCGAGATCCAGTAACAAGGCATCAATTCCCTTGACCTGAATCTCACTTAGCAACTGGGAAAGATCGGCAAAATTACCCTGAAGGAGTGAAAAACGCTCACCATATTGTTGCCGCAATGAAACGGCTCTCTGACTTGCAGCCCGATCCCGATCAATGGCAATAAGCTTTAGACCTTGACCGGTATGATCCAGGATCGCCATACTGTGTCCACCACCACCAAAGGTCGCGTCGACAAAAACACCGTCCTGCTCCCTGAAACGTGAAACATTAAGATATTTCAGGGTTTCAGTGAGCAGAACCGGTACATGATTCATTTCCGCCGGCATCGGTCATATGCCGAATTCAGCCATTGCCGCGCTGATTTCCCCCGCAGCTCCAAGCGTATCCGTCAATTCGACCTCCCAACGCTCTTTACTCCAGATTTCAATCTTTTTTACTGCACAGACAATAACTACTTCTTTTTCTAATTGGGCATAACTTCGCAAAGAGGGCGGAACCAGAATCCGGCCCTGCTTGTCCAGAGAACATTCAACCGCAGCTGAAAGATAAAACCGGTGGAAGTTTTTCACTTCTTTTTTATTTTGCGGCAGGTGGGAAACCTTATCTTCCAGGCAGGTCCATTCGGGATAGGGAAAACAATCCAGACAGCCATCAAAACCATTGGTAACCATTAATGAAGGGGTATATTCCTGCACCAGCAGTTCCCTCACTTTAGACGGAATATTCAACCGCCCTTTGGCATCAATAGAGTATTCGTAACGACCACGAAACACTAAATTCTCCCACCGGAACCCTGCTAATACGAAAATCACCCACTTTTAACCACTTATCCCCACTAGATACCTTCATCATCTCCTTTTGTCAAGGGTAAAAACCAAAAAAACCGCGCCTGAAGCACGGTTTTTTTGATAAACATAAAATATTGTTCTAGGAAATACCCGCCAGCAGGCTAAAACCATGCAGCAACTGAGCTCAACTTTCTGAGTTGTTCTAAAAACAGCTGAAATAAATCTTGGAGGGATGTTCCGACATGCCTCTCACTCATTCTCTCCGGCCGTCCATGGCCGGTTGTGGGGACACCGCTAAAGCAATGTCCCCGGGCGTCCGCCGCGAATCACCATCGTGGTGATTCGTTCGGCGGTCAATACCGCTATGAGCCAAGCCCGAACATCCGGTAATATATCTTTGGCAATGCAAATCAGAAAGTTGAGAACTGATGTTTTCAGCCAACACCCAGATAGATAAGCACCAGGGTAAGGGTAACACCGCTGAGCAGGGTGGAAACAAAAATAGTCGCCGCCACCATCTCAGGATGGGTATCATAATTGATGGCGTAGAGCAAAGGGATGATGGCAGAAGGGGTACTGGTCTGAAGAATAAGAACATTGCGCGGCAAACCATGAATACCAAGCATACTGCACAACACGATAGCAATCAGGGGTGAAAGGATTAAGCGCAATCCGCTGCTGCTTAAAACCGGCAGCAGTGTGCCAACACGAATACTGGTCCTGGAGAGTTGCATCCCCAGAAGCATTAGAAGCCCCGGGACAGCCGCCTGGCCCACCAGATCAATAGATTTCAGGAGTACGGAAGGCATCGGCAGTTGAAAATATCGCCAAATAGAGGCCAGGACAACGGCATGAAACAATGGTATTTTAAAAATTTCCAGCAAGGACTCCCTGATTGAGGCCTGCCCACGGGAAGCAATATAAATAGCCAGAGTTCCCAGAGGAAAAGTAAAAAGAACCAGAATAATAACTCCGTAAGCCAGGCCTTCTTTACCAAAAGCGAAAAGTACCAGAGGAAGACCATAATTGCCGGTATTCATCATGATGGTCGACAGGGAAAAAGCACTGGTTTTCCGGGCATCCAGACCTAGTAATCGTCCAAAGACAGCAGATACCCCCCAAAAAAACAACGTCATCAACAACATAAAAACGATGGCTCGGGGCAAAAAACTGCTGAGCTGCTCATGCCCTTTAATCAAACCGGAAAAAATCAGGCAGGGAGTAAAAAAATACAGGGTAAGATCTGAAATGGATTTAAAGTCGGGTCGCTTGAGTTTTTCAAACAGGACCCCAAAGGCAATAATCAGAAATATAGGCAGGAGAATTTTAACAAATACCATAATAGATATTCTTTCCTGACAATCTTAGGGCCCTCTCAAAAATAACTTCACATTTTGGCATCTCATCTTCAGGCTGTCTTTGCACGATCCTCAATCACAAAGTCCTCAAAATAGCTCACTATTCCTGCGGCTTTGCTCAATCGGATCGCACAAATCAAACCCAAATCTGAGCGCCAATTCTGCGAACTTATTTTTGAGAGAACCCTTAGTGGATCACACTGTCTTGTCGGCCGTTAACGTAACGCAACAACAGACAAAAAGAAAGCAATATTTATTGACAAAGACAAGGGGTTCATTATACAGCTTAGCCGCTATGGTTAAAACCTGATCATCATTACTGAAAGGCAGCCCATGAACAGCAAAAATATCCCCCTGACTGATCGCCTCATATTCGCCCTGGATGTTCCCACGGCCGACGATGCCAAAACCTGGGTAGAAAAGCTGGAAAGCCAGGTCAATTTTTACAAAGTGGGGCTGCAGCTGTTTCTTGCCGGCGGCTTCCCGATGGTGGAGTGGATAACCCAGCGCGGTCACAAAGTCATGCTCGACCTGAAATTTTTTGACGTTCCCGAAACCGTCAAGCTGGCGGTCCGGCAGTTAAATGACCGGGGCGTCACCTTCGCCACCGTCCATGGCAATGACGCAATTATTGAAGCCGCAGTAGAGGGCCGACGGGACATCAAAATCCTCGGGGTAACCGTGCTGACCAGCTTCTGTGAGGATGATCTACGACAGATGGGCCTTACGGGTTCCATTGAAGAGCTGGTTTATTACCGGGCGAAAAAAGCCCTGGAATTGGGCTGTGACGGGATTGTTTCCTCAGGGCTTGAAGCCGGGCGGCTGCGCGGCCAGCTGGGTAATAATTTTCTGGTGGTCACCCCGGGAATCAGGCCTGGAATCAACCGAGAAATCGAGCAGGATGACCAGAAGCGGATTACCACTGCCAGACAGGCCATTCAGAGTGGGGCTGATTATGTGGTGGTAGGACGACCCATCAAACGGGCTGCTGATCCTCTGCAGGTGGTTGAAGATTTACAGCGGGAAATAGCCGCCGGACTGGATACACCATCAAGGCTGTCTTGAAAAATTAGAATTTTTGTTTGAGTACAAGGCAGGCAAAAATTATAACCGCAGGAATATATTTCATATTTTGAGGATTATAATGTGGGTCTAACGCCGTAATCGAGCAAAAAGGCCGTTTTTCAAGGTAGCCTCAAGTTAATGAGAAACCAGAAAGTCCATAACCTCAGCCCACCATTTTTCTTCCGGGCTGGAAGGCCAATCTGAATGTCCGGCACCGGCAAAAAACCATAGTTTTTTTGGCTCCGGCAATTGTGCATGAAGATGCAGGCCAAATCGTTTGGGAATCGTTTTATCCTTTTCAGCTACCAGGACAGCTACCGGCCAGTTAAACGATAAAAGATTACGCAGATTATCATAGCGATCCCGGAGCAGCCAGCGGACCGGCAAATACCAGTAGTAGGACTTGGCCACAGTTGCCAGTGAATCCCAGGGAGTCAGCATCACCACCCCATCAGCTCTCGATTCAGCCGCAACGGCTGCCACAATCCCACAACCCAGTGATTCACCCCACAGATAAAGTGGTCCGGGAAATTCGGCATGAACCCTGGCTATTATTTTCCTGGCATCGACAACATATGTTTCCTCACTGGGCTTCCCCGGCCGACCGCCATAACCGGGATATTCAGCCAGCAGAACCCGGTAACCCAGGACTTTAAGTGGCAACAAATAATAATAACGATCCAGTGCGGTACCGGCATTACCGTGAAAGATGATAACCGTTCCACGGCAATCACCTGAAACACAGCCACCCAATAACCCCACGAATTCCTGACCGTCTTCCGCCGGCCATAAACGCAGTCCATGAGCGCGAAGATCTTCTGCCGCGGGAATATTCCCTTCAGGACAATAGAGCATCTTCCGCTGTTCAAAATAGAAATGCACCAAAATCAGACCATACACAAAAACCAGAAAAACAAATACAAGAAGAGGCATCCGCATAACCTTTCCAGAAAAAACCATTGACAAACCGCCAAAGCTGGTTGTTTGAAACCAGAAGCTACTGTTTTTGGCTGAAAAACAGCAGAAATTATAACCGCTGATAAGAGGAAAAAAGCTGAAGCACCACAAACAGTCAAGTCTGACAGCAAAATTCCTGCAGCGTGACCACCCGATACAATGGACCACACCGCAGGAATCAAGTGTTCATTTTTTCGTCAGCTGCAGGTTACTGTTTTTTCGCGTTCAACCT
The window above is part of the Pseudomonadota bacterium genome. Proteins encoded here:
- a CDS encoding cell division protein FtsL; translated protein: MKKPVAGELRWKLLNGGLLLLMVGSIFVYAWVHYQVVEHGYRLVKVRHQEKIVQEKHKRLIMEIATLKQHDRLEKIGRRKFGLQYPKLGQKILLR
- the mraY gene encoding phospho-N-acetylmuramoyl-pentapeptide-transferase, producing the protein MIYHLLYPLHHFWSIFNVFKYISFRTIYASLTAVFLVFYLGPKIISWLRKLYIGQVVREDGPKSHLKKAGTPTMGGVLILFSAAVSTLLWGNLANPYIWLVLLVAMAFGLIGFVDDYRKMVHKNAKGLSARKKLGLQILVAGIFSTFLYLLPSYPSTLMLPFFKRLAPDLGCWYIPFAILVVVGTSNAVNLTDGLDGLATGPSIIAFSVYLIFVYLAGHRLMSNYLQIIYLPGVGELSIFCGAMVGSLLGFLWFNTYPAEIFMGDVGSLSLGSCLGAIAVMTKQEIVLLLVGGIFVLETLSVIIQVLSFKLIGKRVFRMAPLHHHFELKGWAEPKVIVRFWIISIMLSLLALSTLKLR
- the pyrF gene encoding orotidine-5'-phosphate decarboxylase, which produces MNSKNIPLTDRLIFALDVPTADDAKTWVEKLESQVNFYKVGLQLFLAGGFPMVEWITQRGHKVMLDLKFFDVPETVKLAVRQLNDRGVTFATVHGNDAIIEAAVEGRRDIKILGVTVLTSFCEDDLRQMGLTGSIEELVYYRAKKALELGCDGIVSSGLEAGRLRGQLGNNFLVVTPGIRPGINREIEQDDQKRITTARQAIQSGADYVVVGRPIKRAADPLQVVEDLQREIAAGLDTPSRLS
- the mraZ gene encoding division/cell wall cluster transcriptional repressor MraZ, translated to MFRGRYEYSIDAKGRLNIPSKVRELLVQEYTPSLMVTNGFDGCLDCFPYPEWTCLEDKVSHLPQNKKEVKNFHRFYLSAAVECSLDKQGRILVPPSLRSYAQLEKEVVIVCAVKKIEIWSKERWEVELTDTLGAAGEISAAMAEFGI
- the murF gene encoding UDP-N-acetylmuramoyl-tripeptide--D-alanyl-D-alanine ligase, coding for MSVVPVPEIILTCSQVSQAIGGCYQIPAGGEVVISGICTDSRLTKPGHLLFCLQGENFDGHDFIPQAIKAGAVAVVVTESSVNLQLLISSYPNVCFFPVVDTLRALGDLAAWWLKQLNPRVIAVTGSNGKTTTREMISSVLSRKWEVHCNRGNLNNLIGVPLTIFEVKVHHQIVVLEMGMNCPGELARLAEISRPHVVILTNVAAAHLEGLGSLDEVVRAKSEIFSGLRDQGYIIYNADDRRLAELVSRAVERNQTWELVPVSLDSGSDSELRVDNIVTVADGMRFVLKTVGTPLKQCPRVPVALPLWGRHNVMNALLAATVGWREGLSLEEISYGLYNVSLPAGRLSAHVLASGRVVIDDSYNANPASMVASLHTLNEICAGRYRVAILGDMFELGEASERLHVEVGTAVALIKPDLLITYGSRSRVLASSSVSGGMPETAVISFIPGEEDELLHDLHERLVAEHVILVKGSRGMGMEKLVERLIEAKG
- a CDS encoding penicillin-binding transpeptidase domain-containing protein, which encodes MKRYRKKDLQRFERWKIMVLALVMVCGAAGLVSRAYYLQIVRHDFFYTKSLQQSRQAVEIRPERGEILDSRGNKLAISLEGESVYVQPHKIVSKNKAARKLARILPFSNRQIYRKLAGKKSFVWIARDVLPGQAEKIKKLHLKGVGFVKESRRFYPNRELAGQLLGFVGVDSKGLEGIEYCYDRYLQGKKNVVFLERDAKSGVLDPDDLGSVAGSRGKTVSLTIDRTIQHTVEHELARAVAGSGAKRGLAMVVDVESGAVLAMSQYPFFNPNSFTSSKPSIWRNRAVVDMIEPGSTFKVFTVAAALDQGVITPDSSFDCEQGKYRIGGRTIHDTHKHGKLNASEIVKLSSNIGCSKIAARLGKQELYKFLSRCGFGSQTGIDFPGEKEGILRDWHRWRDVDLSNISFGQGVGVTPVQLMMAYAAFANGGYLVKPYLVKQVVNENGWKVYEHHPASERRRAFSPKVARQVSAMLEKVVDDDGTAPKARIPGYRVAGKTGTSQKYDQKQKKYSRKNYLASFIGFIPAPESYGKLLVYVLLDEPRTSIYGGMVAAPAFSRIGQRLLAYLNVEPSSRVMLAALPAVRHGGKSEKTAKREVEISASIASIGAKKSALATNTGIMPDFSGRSVRDVLAYFGTLPGSLAIHGSGKIMKQKPLPGKRIVAGVGMEFVLQTEN
- a CDS encoding UDP-N-acetylmuramoyl-L-alanyl-D-glutamate--2,6-diaminopimelate ligase, translating into MIDQRPPIFLNQLLDGNYIISRSGDEDLLITGVTSDSRQVLSGNLFVAVSGTITDGHHFIDEAWQRGASVVVLDNRDMFERYKTSLAADQILCLVQNSHRTLAQLAACWYGDPAQSMVMIGVTGTNGKTTISYLLEHLLSHAGYRVGVISTVNYRFAGIQQPAAHTTPGPEELHALLRRMVDAGADCCVMEVSSHALVQERVAAIHFSTVVFTNLSHEHLDYHQEMESYFQAKKLLFTGLNTDVFKVINGDNIWGRRLLEEVKFPKLSYGLQQGIEFRAGKLEFSSGGTTFMIEAEGNTWECHSPLIGRYNVANVLAALTVVRHLDSEMKHMLTAITHFQQVPGRLQRVTNQREMHIFVDYAHTPDALEKVLGALKECAVAGRLLILFGCGGDRDRQKRPEMGRIAQGYSDLVVVTSDNPRHEDPEQIIADILAGMTRSPAVMVEKDRRRAIARIIAAGRPGDLILLAGKGHETYQQIGDEKFPFDDVQVAKEMLAA
- a CDS encoding AEC family transporter; translated protein: MVFVKILLPIFLIIAFGVLFEKLKRPDFKSISDLTLYFFTPCLIFSGLIKGHEQLSSFLPRAIVFMLLMTLFFWGVSAVFGRLLGLDARKTSAFSLSTIMMNTGNYGLPLVLFAFGKEGLAYGVIILVLFTFPLGTLAIYIASRGQASIRESLLEIFKIPLFHAVVLASIWRYFQLPMPSVLLKSIDLVGQAAVPGLLMLLGMQLSRTSIRVGTLLPVLSSSGLRLILSPLIAIVLCSMLGIHGLPRNVLILQTSTPSAIIPLLYAINYDTHPEMVAATIFVSTLLSGVTLTLVLIYLGVG
- the rsmH gene encoding 16S rRNA (cytosine(1402)-N(4))-methyltransferase RsmH; the protein is MNHVPVLLTETLKYLNVSRFREQDGVFVDATFGGGGHSMAILDHTGQGLKLIAIDRDRAASQRAVSLRQQYGERFSLLQGNFADLSQLLSEIQVKGIDALLLDLGLSSYQLSNAPRGFSFQLDGPLDMRMDQGQESSAAAIIRTGTVDQLRDIFRRFGEEPYAGSIARAIVAARSQKPITTTRELADLILSLTPPAKSHRRLHPATRVFQALRIAVNEELQALIAVLEAGLSCLNKGGRLVAISYHSLEDRIVKRMFRQWSASCSCPPDFPVCTCGKVPQVHRLTGKVVVPQVDEIERNPRSRSAKLRAVERL
- a CDS encoding alpha/beta fold hydrolase — translated: MPLLVFVFLVFVYGLILVHFYFEQRKMLYCPEGNIPAAEDLRAHGLRLWPAEDGQEFVGLLGGCVSGDCRGTVIIFHGNAGTALDRYYYLLPLKVLGYRVLLAEYPGYGGRPGKPSEETYVVDARKIIARVHAEFPGPLYLWGESLGCGIVAAVAAESRADGVVMLTPWDSLATVAKSYYWYLPVRWLLRDRYDNLRNLLSFNWPVAVLVAEKDKTIPKRFGLHLHAQLPEPKKLWFFAGAGHSDWPSSPEEKWWAEVMDFLVSH